Proteins encoded within one genomic window of Oncorhynchus tshawytscha isolate Ot180627B linkage group LG02, Otsh_v2.0, whole genome shotgun sequence:
- the LOC112221229 gene encoding thyrotropin subunit beta-like, whose protein sequence is MESSVAMCGLLCLLFSQAVPMCVPTDYTLYEERHECDFCVAINTTICMGFCYSRDSNMKELAGPRFLVQRGCTYDQVEYRTVILPGCPLHANPLFTYPVALSCHCGTCNTDSDECAHKASSGDGPRCTKPLRHIYPYPGLNNYIHPN, encoded by the exons ATGGAATCATCTGTGGCCATGTGTGGTCTCCTTTGCCTGCTGTTCAGCCAAGCTGTCCCCATGTGTGTGCCCACGGACTACACTCTGTATGAGGAGAGACATGAATGTGACTTCTGCGTGGCCATCAATACTACCATTTGCATGGGTTTCTGCTACTCAAGG GACAGTAATATGAAGGAGCTGGCCGGACCAAGATTCCTGGTCCAGAGAGGCTGTACCTATGACCAGGTGGAGTACCGTACAGTGATACTGCCTGGTTGCCCGCTCCATGCCAACCCTCTCTTCACCTACCCCGTAGCCCTCAGCTGCCACTGTGGCACTTGCAACACAGACAGTGATGAGTGTGCCCACAAGGCCAGCAGTGGTGATGGCCCCAGGTGTACCAAGCCACTCAGACACATCTACCCATACCCTGGCCTGAACAACTACATCCACCCCAACTAA